The nucleotide window tccttctgctcgttgcttcctaccttatctcctcttcccttgttcctgttctttccttctttcttccctttcttccttctggtcgttgcttcctaccttatctcctcttcccttgttccgttcttccctccctttcctttctccattcttctctcctcccatttgttgctccctaccttcatcttcctatttctttgttccgttctcatctcctttctcttcccttcatttcttttccccttttcccctctccattctttcttattGTCCTACTtgttacttcctctcccttttccagtataacacccttctctccctccatctctacccctcctccgcctcctcctccgctcctctacTCGACTCCAACCTTCAGCAAGAAACACCCGTGCCAGATTTACGTCGAGGCATCAAGGTGTCTCATCAGGGCTCGCGCAACTGTTCCATTGATTTTATATTTGCTCGCCTCAGTCAATATCGTCCGCTATTAGGGTTCAATTGGACGATGTTTCCTCGAGTAATTTCCTTTATGGTGACGTTTAGCGAGCGTGTTGGTGGCTAAATTACCGGGCGTTAGTTCCCTTAAGATTGTATTTGTTTGGTTTCGAGATTTAGGTCGTGGGttttgtgtgtatctctctctcttgggttctGTAGCGTCGAGGTTTGATTGGGTGACGGCTTGGTGGTGATTTATGGTTTACCTTTGAAGATTTAGCGTCGTGGGTTTGTGagtctttgtctatctctcttttgctCGTGATTTAGGTTCCGTAGCGTCGAGGTGTGATTGGGTGATGGCTCGGTGGTGATTTCTGGTTTGCCTTTGAAGATGTTGCGTTGTGGGTTATTGGGTTTTTCTCTTGCTCGTGATTTGGCTTCTGTAGCGTCGAGGTTTGAGTAGGAGATGGCTCGCTGTGGATTTCTGGCTTGCTTAAAAGAACCGTGTAGTGTGCATTGATATTCTGGGTTGAGAAGTAGATGATAGCGATTTCTTGTCTTATTTGTTTTTAACCACTTTATCATATGAAGCACTACAGATTTTCTCTGATTGGTAGTGTTTTCTATTTAAAAAGGAATGTTATTATATGTGCGGTAGTATATATGCCCGGTCATTGGTATTATTTTCGATTTCTTAAACTATTCCAACGCATAAAGCAGTTTCGGTTATCTTTAAATTAtcaacatttattttcattttggtgTCTAAAACCATGAAGTGTAATATATAAAGGAGTAAATAAAGTGTTAGCTTAGTACAAGTGGGAAAGAAATTTAACATAGATATTGTTATATACAGACCGCACAGTAAGTATATTGGAGTGGAAGAAttcacacatattttacataaCCTACTATCTCATGATCTTTTAAAAATAACAACACTGTCCTACTTGGGATTTTAACATTAATCTCCTAGAACATTCTTCCCATCAACCAACTAACCACTTTTTGAATTCTATGAAGACTTTGAATTATTTCCCGCACATTTCTCGTCCTACTAGATTTCCAGATAAACCTAACTTGGGTCAACCCTCACTCCTCGACCACATTTGGACTAACTTCACTCCACCTTCTACCTCTGGAATAATCCACTGCCAATTATCTGACCACCTCCCCATATTCCTACATATTGCAGTAATCTCTGATCTTTGCACAAAGCATAAAATAGTCTATCGACACTATAATAGACATCAACATAACCTGTTTACCACTAGTTTATCTGTAAACAATTGGAATGTTACACTTAATTCTAATGACATAAATGTAAACTTCAACAATTTTATGGAAACCTTAGATGAATTATATAACAAGCACTTCcctaaagtagttaaatttgtaactgCCAAACGATTGTCTAGCCCATGGTTAACATCAGGAATACTTAACTCGATAAAATACAAAAGTAAATTATTTAACATGTACAAATTAGAAACTGTCAATCACAACGCTTACAAATTATACCGCAACCATCTTACACGATTAATTAGAGGAGCTAAATATAATTACTACATTAGAATTTTCAGTAACTTTAGaaacaataccaagaaaatatggcaaactatcaatgaattagcaggtcgacataaaccaaaaacaatgataacaacattaTCTCATAAAGATTCTACACTTACTAAGCCAGAAGAAATTGCTGAAGCTCTTAATGAACATTTCAGTGAAATTGCAGCCAGGCTCAATGATGCACTGCCTTCTGCTTCTAGAAATGCCACTGATTTCCTCCACGGAAATTACCAAAACTCAATGGTTATCCTGCCAGTCACTTCTGCTGACGTGATGAATGTTATCAAGACTCTCAAAAGTAAAAACTCAAATGTTAATGAAATCTCGGCCCACATAACTAAACATAATATTGAGGAAACTACTTACCCCATTGCATTGCTCTTTAATCAATTAATATCCACTGGCAAATTTCCCTCTGATTTGAAAACTGCAAATATCACGCCAGTGCACAAATCTGGCCCCAGTAGTGTGCCCTACAATGACCGCCCCATTTCAACCATCTCTCCCTTCTAGAAAATAGttgaattattaatgaaaaataaattagttgcatATCTTGATAGCAAGAAAATCTTGGGTAGATGCCAGTATGGCACTTATGGTGCCCTcagtatgttttcttctcttctgtattcttcccttaacattagacaatcagtcttatccatctttgttgacttctcaaaggcttttgataccgttaaccacatgattctactcgacaaattatatttctatggtatacgaggacctctgcactcctggtttcaagactacctaacaaacagatctcggtgcacaatatatgatggccataagtcttccactcgaaatatttctactggtgtcccacaagggagtgttttagggcctattttgttccttatatatattaacgacatCACTAATATCTTCACCTCTGCCAACACCATCCTCTTTGGAGATGACATGACTTTGAATTTCACTGACtctaatattgaaacattatTCCCACAAGCTAACCAAGACCTCAACAAATTATATAATTGGTGTTTAAGCAACCGACTCAcaattaatattaataaaaccttttatatgttcttttcttacaaagtaaatgtttacttgccagaccttaaaatcaataataacctTATTAGTAGATCAACTAGTTTTAAGTTTTTGGGAGTTATGTTTAATGAAAACCTTAACTTCAAATCCCATTTAAATAATGTTTCGAATAAACTTTCAAGAAGCACTGCTATGCTATATCGCCTAAGAGATTTTATGCCTTGCAAAGTACTAAAAACCTTGTATTATGCACATATATACCCTCACCTTCTGTACTGCAATCCTATCTGGAGCACCACTTATGTCACCCATTTAACTAGCCTGAACTTACTGCATAAAAAGATAATTCGAATTATCACAAACAGTTCTTACCTTGAACACACCACCCTCtctttaaaaacacaaaaatccttAAACTACAAGATATCACTAAACTTTCTGTTGCTACCTGTATGTACAAACATCAGATCACTCCCTACTCATCTATATCCCACTAGACACAGAGAGCATATCTGCCTTCCATCACATCGCCTTACTCTCTTTCGGCACTCCACTATGTACCGGGGACCTTTGATCTGGAATTCCCTTCCCCAGGATATAAAAAAATGCTCCATCTCAACATAAACAAACTACAGCGTCATCTGCTTGATTCTTGTTGATTGTTATCCAGTAAATTCCAATTTCTCTTTAGTCATATATAACGTCATCTCCCTCACGCTTGTTCCGTAATGAATTACCCAGGTATTTTGTCCTTccctctactactattattattattattattattattattattattattattattattattattattattattattattattattattattattattattattattattattattattattattattattattattattattattattattattattattattattattattattattattattattattattattattattattattattattattattattattattattattattattattattattattattattattattattattattattattattattattattattattattattattattattattattattattattattattattattattattattattattattattattattattattattattattattattattattattatcattattattatcattatcattattattattattattattattattattattattattattattattattattattattattattattattattattattattattattattattattattattattattattattatcattatcatcatcattatcattactattattatcattatcattatcattattattattattattattattattattattatcattatcattatcattattattattattattattattattattattatcattatcattatcattatcattattattattattattattattattattattattattatcattatcattatcattatcattattatcattatcattatcatcattatcattatcattatcatcattatcattatcattatcatcattatcattatcattatcattatcattatcatcattatcattatcattatcatcattatcattatcattatcattatcattatcattatcatcattatcattatcatcattatcattatcattatcattattatcattatcattatcatcatcatcatcgtcatcgtcatcgttatcatcatcatcatcatcatcatcatcatcattattattattattattattattattattattattattattattattattattatttcactttgcttcatcctataatcctatataatttcatatgcttctatatacattatttttttctctttctttattttattttggtttattatttttaattatggtattttttattttgccgagcttctattatgtatgtatatcctaccactgttatatttctaactaatgttcagtattctgtattttgtatatttttttgttccaagatatatttgcattattcctatttttttcttatatatctattttcttcacttttgcctgaaaagcttatgcttatataaaggctggcctctaacaatacatacatcgacatatgtaactgcacctaataggctattaataaatgtttcaaatgttatacagatgaaccttctcataagtgacgccagacagcttcttgacgtggctgggcacagcagtgttctaaaactatgcaacagtaacaacagccttgtatacacacgactgttatagcgcgtcccccaagaggctgcaacaacggctccgagttacgataagaagttttgaattattcgtcagattactcgtagaaaccaaacacctgcatgtgtgtatgtatgggggaaggggaggttgtgtgtgtgtgtgtgtgtgtgtgtgtgtgtgtgtgtgtgtgtgtgtgtgtgtgtgtgtgtgtgtgtgtgtgtgtgtgtgtgtgtgtgtgtgtgtgtgtgtgtgtgtgtgtgtgtgtgtgtgtgtgtgtgtgtgtgtgtgtgtgtgtgtgtgtgtgtgtgtgtgtgtgtgtgtgtgtgtttgtgtttgtgtgtgtgtgtgtgtgtgtgtgtgtgtgtgtgtgtgtgtgtgtgtgtttgtgtgtgtgtgtgtgtgtgtgtgtgtgtgtgtgtgtgtgtttgtgtgtgtgtgtgtgtgtgtgtgtgtgtgtgtgtggatataactgtctgcgtttgttgtttgtgtatcggattgtgtgtctgtgtatttttcggtgtgtgcttgtgtctgcctgtttgtttgtctcactctgggtccccgtgcgtgttcaccattctgtttgtgtctgcgtggttgtctttctctctgtctgtacagctgcctgtgtgtgaatatgtgactcaaaatatttcctcttctgaTACCAACACGAACGCCATATTTCCGCAACGAACTCATAAAATCTATCTAAGCCAGTCCATTATCGATACCTTCACTAACGCCATCTGTGCATTAAAAACACAACTCTTCTGTCAAATACAGTGAGAACACTTTGACTTCTGTCAGGAATATTTGGAATACAATTATACGAATACTTCCTAATAcggttttccactactactactactactactactactactactactacgagaatcagcactctcttaatcaatcaatcaatcaatgggggcatacgccagggggtgcgtcgcctcgcccaccctacgacgccaagccccggggtccctccgggcgagtctcctgcaggcccccttcccaacccgagtacctcccggcaggatctatcgacttgcttaagccacgaactccgtgggcgtccccgtggcctcctccactcaggattgtctctcacagagacaacccgatgagcaggatcagcttccggaaaacgtgcccgtatagccggagttggcgttgacggactatgcaggtaatatatgtcgaatcagcctcacggagtagtcgcctgtttgacacaaagtccttccagcgatatcccatgattctgcgtagacacttattactaaaggcatcaatccgcctctccaggtccccgtttagtgtccatgtctcacaaccatggagtaagacagggagcacaagggacttgaagatccgcgtctttgtacacctgcacaggtatcgacaacgccatatactcgtgttgagcgagtccatagcaccgtgggccagaccaatccgccgtaagactttctggccagactcaccgttgttatgaactacgctaccaagatacgtgaaactttccgagatttcaacgtcctcgccacacgcatgaacagactgtactgtgtcatccagcaagcctccaaacacctgtaccttggtcttggcccaggagacctggagtctcaagggcttcgccgcctcgtgcagtgcctcgagagccatcaccaagacctccagcgactccgccaggattactgcatcatcggcaaaaacaaggaccctggtattgccaatggatgctccgcaggtccacaactctgcccagtacccagtccatacaagtgttgaaaagcgctgGGGCAAggtcacagccctgcctcactcccgcattcacgggaaagaggctggacaagcccccccccacacacacacacacttcacagcactctctgtcccagaatacaggccagtcagcaaaccaatagtcctcgcaggaatcccacggagtcgcagaagatcccagagtgcctcacgatcgatgcactgaatcaaacgccttcctgagatcgacacaggctgcaagcatcccctgtcgaaactcacctcggcgctccaccactcgtaaaccttctatcagtcgatcaatctcattcaatcattcagtcagtcagtcaaccagtttgtctgtcaggcaatcggtcagtctgtcagacagtcaatccatcattcattcagtcagtcagttaaccagctatatagtcagtcagtatatcatgcggtcaggcagtcagtcagttagtcagtcagtcaattagtcaaccagtcagtcagtcagttaatcagttagtcagtcagtgagtcagtcattagaggaaacaagaacagttttgtggtgaggaaggtgcttgaaaaatagtgtcagtggaatgcagcacttatatttaccgggatgatgtcagcaaggagagtcaattaacagtttaactggagcacacgagtttagcaactagacgaatacaaatgaataatagataaatttACACATCATAGATAGACAACTATAATATAAGGTAGGTACAATGTTCCAAGTACGACAATTTCGTATCGCTGGCGAGTCACACGGGCGTGAAGTTGCCAGCTCGGTACAGTCAGCCTGTTATATTTGCCGATCTCCCACCCAAAACCTGTCTCTGGCGCCCAATAACGAGACTCAGATATAGTTATCACTAAAACCGTTgattcctgatgtgttttggcaatggttaagcgtcgaaaaccggtacatgcacgagggcgagatgatgaaggcaagttatcccagcatcgtttccagattgtcgtactcggagcattacttttaccagcttctcccgcataaatatcaccaggaaacatgaataataaaccatttcaacaataactacaaataaatatcgttattgtgacccaggaaacagttttggggatggaaattgggaaacatgagaaactgagtacgacaatctggcaacgttgtacaataatcccagccatcagctgttcagtgtttgtttacctcgcgcgggagagaggaaggacgcTGTGGCTCCTCTATCCTCGTGCTCCCGGCCTTGTAGCGGTGCCGTGGCGGGGCGTGTAGGCGTTGACATGTAAGCCCCGGTCGTCTACCCTCCGTGCCCTATGGGGGTCCGTGGACGGGGCAGGTAGtttgggttaacccgtccgctgcggttggcacgggtttggatttcactgttagcctagtatcatatatatagtttcatgtctttctctgtctctgtggtggatagtggagtgtttcccatgtggtattggtgtgctggatatcctctcccaaggtgcaggactacattttcttcattgaattgtagcagccactttttgttccactcctgtagcttgatgaggtcttctgctaggaaatgcacattcaaggggacaaatatacttttcccatttcatttcaacagagtaaattttaatgtaagtggaatttttccatgttgagaatatgctaacagctcctcattttcattttccatttccatcttgcagcactCACGGTCATCGGCACTGCCCATACACTTAGTCCACCCTGGCAGGGACCTCACCAATGACCTCCATGAAAACAGGGTCCCAGACAAGCCAGTTGGTCTGAAGGGTGAGTGTTTCCCTCAGTGTTGTGATTTACATCCTCTGTCCCCTTCAaattgtccctcctacctcctacctccttatccatcacttacattcttaattcccaacaaacagtataaacctaatatatgtgttgtgcatagaatttaggataacttacaggtacaatacatttgtataattttgttttcatggtacaaaatattcatgtttggaagccatgataaaacctacatagtgatcatgatggtggagtcactgtgttatctgtagtgtcttgtggtccattacagccgtggcgctgactgaccacatcagggtgtgttggcagccccccgcacagcacaatgtgctgctgtgcggctacaccattgcctgggaccaaggcgtggcggacatctactccaagatcgtggacagcaagcagcacggttacatcattgataagctgggtgtgtaagatgatcatttgtgactaattctccattttctggccaagtagtatgcagacctgcagtgtgattctccacaagacagggattttgaattagccacttctacatttgtgttgagccaagagaaggtaaagattttgttagcctgtcaaatgcgattggcacggatttgccctcactgttagtctggtaacctttctctgcctctctggtggacagtggagtgtttcccatgtggtattggtgtgctggatatcccttccccaggtgcaggactttacatttttcttcactgaattttagtagaaacattttgatccatttctatagcttggtgaggtcttctggtaggaaatccacagtcaatgggttaaatgatatcatagttaaccatttattgagtctggagttaacattacattcaccccccccaaaaaaatgatgatggagtccataacaagttttcatttaagcaaagtaaagtgaaggtagagatcttgctaagtagatcatagttaaacatttattgagtctgttaacatttcacacacacacacacacacacacacacacacacaaacacacacagaaaagtatttacacaccatcataaagttagctctccatattgtgaagaccctggaccatgagagcaattattgagggaaaggaggtggtattctgagttgccattttcagactcatcatcgttcaggctcattcctctgtctgccctgaactctcagatatttcctgggtggtcataatgttagtcaggttattcattggttatctgtggcctgttatctgtctttctacctgttgtctgttagtctatcttatttgttatctgttctgcccagtttaaccccttgactgcggatttcctagcagcagacctcgccaagctacaggaatggaacaaaaagtgtccgtggctacagttcagtgaagaaaagtgtagtcctgcaccttgggaggggatatccagcacaccaataccacatgggaaacactccactatccaccacagacagcgagagaaagacctgggactatgttaccaggctacaagtgaaggcaaaatccgtgccaatcgcagcggacgggttaagggtcgTGACAACATTGTTGTATTGTTACGATTAGGTCCATAACAAGTTCTCCATCTCCTCAGAACCCAACATGGAGTTTGTGATAAGCCTGCGAGCCTTCAACAACGTGGGTGACGGGCAACCGGTGTACCAGCAAGTCCGcacccagccagaggaggaggaggtggtggcacccacgctggacccggcggtgtgggtgaaggccgtggtgctgacgcccttcaccgtggtgctgcagtgggcggacaccatgctgagccagaaccaggtgatttatttatttatttatttattattattattattttttttttcaagggaggcaactcaaggtaaacaaattaaacaacaattaaaaggccactagatgccgttccaaacacaagcatgaagaatgggaggtcaaaagaggtcagttttgggtagtgttgctgggctgcttcagggagggcagtcatcagctggaaaatatatgttttatctcatgttctttgtgcactgtgtcacgacttgccacttgcatcaacacagcagcggaaaagttagtcatttgtcaaggaacttattcaccacttacacattcttgtttccctgcacacactcccttattcgcctcatatccacctctccacatccttattcgtaacttgcatccttctccctcctacaaacagccgcccctcattcacctcatatcttcctctctatatccttatCCATTACTTACTCATACTCTCGTCCCAGCAAACTCACTTATTCACCTCACGTCCACCTCACACATCCTTATCCATAACtcatgcatcctctttttcctgcaaacagtcccttatacacctcatatcctccctcatacatccttatccttcacttacacatcctcttcttcctgcaagcactccctcacacccttcctatcctcctgtcattcatgtctcatttcacaagccagtccttcatccagtgacctttcttatgttttccctccgtccttgtacctgactccctgttaatactgacctttgactcctgcagtacaacagctgcaccaccttctcgtcctcatcctccagccgctacgtcaacgccacggatgtgacctgcctcattgacagcctcaagccatcaacagtgtgtgagtttgctgtgaagaccatcagggtgagaccacagtgctggaagccttcgttcttctttcagtaaatattcactcagtcctgcaacacttctcaaggaaatcctgcacagctgaatccttgctgtgatgaggcacagagaaattatgactcatagggtgagctattattagtgtttgagatattgattttttcattgaccttttgcaaatacttaaaaatgaaccttacataatggtattagaaacagcacagcagggttggcaatgatttaatcaaattgatttaatcaaatgattaaatcattgattttttttttctgaataaaagtattccataggttaaatgatgtgctccaaagatgataaagtaaaacaacctattcatgtgcaatgattcatttattctcttcaaagtataaaaaaaaagattcctacattattatatcctcctgcgctaatgttgccaacttgacatgttttttactaggtaaaaaatcagcctcctttagtctttactaacttggctggcaatgtatcataatagcaaccaaggtttgcaaccaaactgtaacagaatagaagtagatattcttctgtatggtaataatataatattctgtcatgaaaatgacaacttcaggcaactctatctgtcctaaacctgctcctgtaccaactacaaacaagtactgaacaagtatgtatctggatccttgactgtgctcagacttacaggcctaaacttaaacttaaagtaacctatggaaacttatgaatcactcaccaggatatatatatatatatatatatatatatatatatatatatatatatatatatatatatatatatatatatatatatatatatatatatatatatatatatatatatatatatatatatatatatatatatatatatatatatatatatatatatatatatatatatatatatatatatatatatatatatatatatatatatatatgatggggGAACTTTGAAGTTTTGGTGTGCCAAAATCACACTTTTTCACACACTTTTCCCCATCAGGTTTGGCGTGAGTCCCCTATAGCCTGGTGGCCTCCAACACCCTGCTGGTGGCCTGACCGTCCTGGCC belongs to Eriocheir sinensis breed Jianghai 21 unplaced genomic scaffold, ASM2467909v1 Scaffold1555, whole genome shotgun sequence and includes:
- the LOC126990329 gene encoding neogenin-like, translating into MEFVISLRAFNNVGDGQPVYQQVRTQPEEEEVVAPTLDPAVWVKAVVLTPFTVVLQWADTMLSQNQYNSCTTFSSSSSSRYVNATDVTCLIDSLKPSTVCEFAVKTIRVRPQCWKPSFFFQ